A segment of the Pseudomonadota bacterium genome:
ATAATCAATATCGTCGCCGGTTAGCACGAAGGCGCCTTTCAGGCCGCCCTGCGCGGTGCCGCGAACGGGAATACGCGGCGCTGACGGCGAAACCAGCTCCTGCGCGCTATATTCGCGCGCGGCGGGCAGGGCCAGACCGGACGGTTTTAAGCCGGCGGCCGGCGCAGCGGTGGTGGGAAAATTTATCTCCGCGCCGATGAGTTCCGCGGCCACTAGCTCGGACGGCGCAGGTGAGCCAGAGAGCTGAGCAATGGCGCCGAGCACTTTATGCAGGGTGCGGGTATTGAGCCCACGGCCCGCGGTATCGCGATAGGCCCGCAAGGTCCCCTCTGAAATTCCGCCTGCGCGGGCCACCGCACTAACCGTCAGGCCGCGCGCCGCCAGGGCATCAAACAGCGCCCGGCTGGCAGGGTTGGCAGGTGTTTCGGCTGTCATAGCTGCTCCCCCATGGTCTGTTGGCGCCCCTATTTCGTACTATAATGCGACGAAAGCGCGCGGCCGCTAAGCGCATTATAATGCGAAATATACTGCAATATTATTCTAAGAATGATGCCGCTGCAAAGCTCTGCCAAGGAACATCGATCCGGCGCGCAAGTCTCTGCCGACCGCGCGCTCCTTCCGCCGACCCTGCCTGCCGATGCTGCGCGTGCGAGGCATCGGCAGTGTCGCGGCGCGGCAGAATTTCATCCCCCGGCGGTCTGGTAGGCGAAGCGGTGCGGCGGCAACCTCGCAGTGCTGCCGCCCGATCAATCCTAGCCGTTGAGTTTTTTGACCTCGGGCAGGACTTCGGCGATCAGGCGTTCGGTCTGGGAGAAGATTTCCGCGTCGCCTTCGCCGATTGGGCTGAGGATGAATTTGGATGCGCCGGCGGCTATATAATCCTGCAGGCGGGCCATGATGTGTTCCGTGCCGCCGGCTACGATGCGCGGCTCAGGCTCACGCGCTAGGCGGTCGCGGAAGAAGGCCGCAACCGCCTGCACTGGGGCGTCGTCCCAGGCGCCGAAACGGTAGGAGAAGGCGGCGCCGTAATGATCGTGATCGATCGTCCGGCCTTCCTTTTCGAGGGCTAGCTTGATGGCAGAGATGACGGCGCCGACCTCGTCGGCTGTTTCCAGGCCGGCCTGCCAACCAGTGCCGAAGCGGGCGGTGCGGCGGATCGCCGCCTCGCTGGCGCCGCCAAGCCACATCGGCAGGCGCTTTTGCACCGGCTTGGGCGAAATCACTGCGTTTTTGTAGCGGTAGAATTCACCGTCGAAATCCACCGAATCCTCGACCCAGAGACGCGCGATGATCTCCAGCGCCTCGTTGCTGCGTCGCCCGCGGCCCGCCGTATCGGCGCCGGTGGCGAGCCAATCGGCGGCGCGAATATTGCCGATGCCGAAGCCGGGCAGAAGGCGGCCATTGCTTAGCATGTCGATGGTGGCGCATTGCTTGGCGAGGAGGAGCGGATCACGCAGGCCGACGGAAACCACGTTCATGCCGAATTTGAGGCGCTTGGTAGCGCCGGCCAGCGCCGCCATGGCGCTCATGCATTCGAGAAACGGTTTCTCTGAAACCAGACGGTCGGTCTGCCACACCGAATCCACGCCGCCGTCCTCACACATCGCCACCCAGCGCCAATAGGCGTCCGCCGAGGAAAACGGAAAATCCATAAAGCCCAGTCCGACTGCGATCGTCACCCGATTATCTCCTTGCTATTCGTTGCTGCTGGCCAGAATGACTGAGACTTGCCCGTCGCTCAACGTGCCTCTGTCCGAAGCCGCCCGGGCAAGTCGCGGGAGGGCGTCCAGATGGGCGCCGCCGAGGGGTTAATATGGGGGACGTCGGGACGCTCGCCATCGCTTCGTAGCGGGCAGCGATGAATCCGAAACTTCCTGTATCGCGCCTCCGCAATATAGTGGATAGGCTATGCGCTATGGCAAATGACGCGATGCTTGAGATCGATGCGACTGAGGCCCGGCGTTTTATGGAGCAGGGTTTTTTGACCGTCGGGCGGTTGATCGATGCGGCGACGGTGGCGCGCCTGCGCACGCGTTTCGACAAATTGTTCGCCGGTGAATTCGAAACCGGGGTGACGCCGGACGAAGTCAATTGGCAAATCAGCACCGGTGACGAAACACTGACCCGGCAAATCTGCAATGGCTGGCGCGCCGACCGCGCCATCGCCGACGTGGTGCTGCGCGAGGATTTCGGCCGCGCGGTGGCAAAATTGGGCGGTTGGCCCGGGGCGCGCATCATGATCGACAATGTGCTGTGGAAATCGCCCGGTGCGCGGCCGCTGCTGTTTCACCAAGACAGTGCCTATCTCGATTGGTATCGCCCGTCCGATCTTCTGAGCCTCTGGATCGCTCTCGACGACACCACGGCCGAGGGCGGCACGCTGGAATTCGCGCCTGGCTCGCAGCGCTGGCGGCACACCGAGCCGGGGGGTGACTTCCACGGGCCCGAGGATTATCGCCGAAATCTTCGCCACGCCGCCAAGGCGGAAGGGGTGGCGGATATCGAAGCGGATATCGCTTATGTCGAAGTGCCGGCGGGCGGTGGCTCGTTTCATCATGGTTGGGTCTGGCATGGCTCGGGCTACAACCGGACGAACAAACCGCGACGCGCCCTAGTGCTCCATGCCATGCGCTCGGACGCAGAGTTCAATCCGGCGCGTCTCACCTCGGGCACCGGCGCGATTTACGGCCGCTACAAGCGCCTTGGCGACAATGCCATGGACGAGAATTATTTTCCGATAACCTGGCATGAGGACGGCTACCGCACACCGGGCATCGAGAAATATTTGGCTGGAACGTAGCGCCGCCACCATAATCATTTGCGCGCAACACCGAAGGGGTGAAAGCCATGCCAATTGCCAATGGACAGTCCGGAACCCGGATCGATGAGATCGCTGAAGGTATTCACCGCATCTCGACGCCGGTCTTGCCGGGTGACGCGTTTCCACCCGGTTTTACGTTCAATCAATTTCTTATTGTCGATGACGAGCCGCTGCTGTTCCACACCGGTTTGCGCGGGATGTTTCCGCTGCTGCGCCAGGCGATCGAGCTTGTCATGCCGATTGAAAAATTGCGCCATGTCAGCTTTGGCCATGTCGAGGCGGATGAGTGCGGCGCGCTGAACGAGATCCTGGCGGTGGCGCCGGCGGCAGCGCCGCTGTGCGGTGATATTGCCGCCATGACGTCGATCGGCGATATGGCGGACCGCCCGCCGCGCGTTCTGGGAGACGGCGAATCCCTTTCGCTTGGCCGCCACGCCGTCACTTGGCTGGCGACGCCACATCTGCCGCATGCCTGGGAGTGCGGATATTTGTTTGAGAGCATGACGTCTACCCTGCTGTGTGGCGATTTGTTCACGCGATTTGGTGCCGATCATCCGCCGGTCACCGAAGACGATATTCTCGAAGCCAGCGAACAGGCGCGCGCTGGCATGGATTATTACGCCCATGCGCCGAACAGCGGCGAGATGCTGGAAAAACTGGCGGCGACGGAGCCGGCCGTTCTCGCCTGCATGCATGGCAGTGCGTATCGCGGCGATGGTGCGGCAATGCTGCGCGCCCTGGCGGCGCGGCTGGCGGCTTGAGGCTTCGACTATCGGCAAAGACACGGCGATGACCAGCGCCAGTTTTCCGATGTACGACTTCCCCGAAGTCGCCGGCGCGCTGGATGCGCTATGGGCCGCCCTGTCGCGGGCATTGGCCGACTGCGATGATGTGCCGAGCGGCTTGCTGCGTGGCGAAGAACTGGATGCGCTATGGCGCGACGAAGCGCTCTTCATCAGCCAGTGCTGCGGCTATGATCTGGTCAGCCGCTACGCCGGAATCTTGCGCCCCTTGGTGACGCCGCGCTATACGGCGCCGGGTTGCCAGGGCAGCGAATATTGCAGCCAGATCGTGGTTGGGGCGAATTCTGCCATCGCTGAATTATCTGATGCGCGGGGCAGGGTTTGCGCCGTCAACGGGTTCGAATCTCATTCCGGCATGAATGCGCTGAGGGCTTTGGTCGCGCCACTTCACCAGGGCGGTCGGTTTTTTTCCCGCGTGATGCAATGCGGCAGCCACACCGATAGCCTTGCCGCCGTGGCAAAAGGAGATGCGGATATCTGCGCGATCGATAGCGTCAGCCATGCTTTGCTGGCGCGCCACCGGCCAGCGGCGCTGGCTGACACCCGCATTCTCTGCCAGACCGCCTCGGCGCCGGCCATTCCGTTTGTCACCCGTGTCGATCGCGGCGAAAATTTCGCGGCACGTCTGCAAACTGCGCTACTGCAAGTACTCAGCGATCCACAGCTGGAGGATGCGTGTCGCGACTTACTCATCGCCGGCGGCGAAATTCTGCCCATCACGGCCTATGCGCGGATTAGAGAATTCGAAACCGAAGCGGCATCGAGCGGCTACCCAGAACTGCGCTAAAGCGGGCGGCCACGACCGTGGGTTATTCTTCCCATTCCATGTTGCCGCAGACGCCTATGGCTTGGCCGGACACGTTGCGCGCCGCATCGCTGGCAAGAAACACCGCCATGTCGGCGACCTCTTCGGGTTCGATCCAGCTGCGTGTTGAGACGTAACTGAAATAGCGCGCTTCGGCCTCGGCATAGTCCTGGCCACGCTCCACTGCGAGCCGCTCCACCAAACGTCGACCGCGCGGATTGTTGATCATGCCCGGCAGGATGGAATTGCAGCGGATCTTGTCGGGCCCAAGCTCGCGGGCGAGGTTACTGCTGAGGCCCTCGACCGCCCATTTACTGGCGACGTAGGGCGTCCGCAAGGGCAAGCCGGTGCGGGTCGAGGCGGTGGACACATTGATGATGGCGCCGCCGCCGGCCGCGCGCAGTAACGGCACGGCGCGCTTGATGCAATAAAACATGCCGTCGACATTCACCGCGAAGGCGCGGCGCCACTGTGCGTCGGTGACCTCTTCGATCGGCGCGCGCGGATCGCCGATGCCGACATTGTTGACCAGCACATCAAGCCCACCGAGATGGGCGGCGGCATCTTCGAACAGTTGCGCCACCTGATCGGACACGCCGACATCGGCCAGGCTGCCATGCAGGCCGGGATTGTCAGCGAGCACGCTTTGCAGCGATTCGTCGGTCACACAGCAGACATGCACCTTGGCACCGGCGGCGAGGAAACGCTCAGCCGTGGCGCGCCCGATGCCGCGCCCGCCGCCAGTAATGATCGCCCGTTTGCCGCGCAATGAATCCATGGTTTTTACCTTTGTCTAAAGCGTGAGTCTAAAGCGTGAGCATGAGGCGCGGAAGCGCCCGGCCGGGGATCGCAGTCGATGGCGCCGTGCCGGCATCGACCGCGCCCATGCGGCGATAGAAATCGGCGGCGGCGGGGTCGGATTCAATACTCAGGCTGGTGGCGCCGGCGACGCGCGCCGCTGCCGCGGCCCAGTCGAACAGCACCCGGCCGACGCCGCGACGTATGTGACAGGGCTCGACGAAGAGTTTTGCAAGCTCGGCGCCTGCCGACCGCACTACGAGCTGCACCATTCCAACGGTGGCGCCGGCGTCCTCGGCGATTTGCACCAGGCTGCTCCGAAGGTCATCGGGGCCGAGCGTAAGTTCGGTCCGGCACGCAGCCATGAAATCTGCGTCATAGCCCCACAGCGCTTTGGAGCGCATGCAGAGCGCGCTTAGGTCACTCAGTTCGCCGGTGCGGGCTTGGCGCAAGTTCATCCTTGGAGATCCAGCATACTGGGCAACGAGTCCATAGTTTCGGCCCCTGTCGAATGTTTGAGAATGAGGCGCGGAAGCGCTCGTCCAAACGGTTTTGCACCTGCGCTGCGGCGAAGATAAATGCTTGGCTTGCGGGCGGCAATGCGTGGACGATAGATTAGACTCAGCACCCAGCCAAAATTTTTGAATCAAGGAAGCGCTTCATGAGCGACGTAGAAATTTTCAGCGCCGAGGTTTGCCCGTTTGCCCAACGCACGCGCATGATTCTAATCGAGAAGGATGTGGCCTTTACGCTGCGCGAAGTCGATCTTAACGACAAGCCGGATTGGTTCCTGGAAATCTCACCCTATTCAAAAGTGCCGGTGATCCGCCATCAGGGCCGGGTGGTCTATGAATCGGCAATCATCAATGAATATCTCGACGAAACCTTTCCGACCCCGGCGATGATGCCGGCGGCGCCCGGCGCGCGGGCGACGGCGCGCATCTGGATCGATTTCATGAACATGAAACTGCTGCCTTGCTTCTACCGTTTGTTGATGGCGCAGGAGCAGGAAAAGCGGGCGCAAGAGGCGGCAACCCTGACCGCGTATTTCCGCCTGATGGAAGCGGCGATCGCTGCCGAGAGCGCCGGCCCTTATTGGTTTGGCGGTCAGCTGACACTGGTCGATCTGGCGCTCTATCCTTGGTTCGAGCGCCTGCCGGCCTTGGAACATTACCGCGGCACCATGCTCCCCGCAGATTGCACCCGCCTCAAATGCTGGTTCGATGCGATGGAGCAAACCAAAGGCGCGCGCGAGACGACCAACGGCGCCGAGTATCACATCCAAGCCTACGTCAAATACGCCGACAACAGCGCCGACACGATCAGCGCCCGCGAATTCCGCGCCACGGCGTGACGCTGTCGTTGGCCTGATGTTAAGCGCAAGCATGCAAAAATTGTTGCCATGCGGCTCTACTTAATTCAGCACCATCTGGTCAACAAACTGGGCCACGCTTACAACGAGATACTGGCGTGGCAACGTGTCCTGCCGCAACTCGGCTGTGAAGCGACGGTGTTCATCAATCAACACGCGGATGCCGACGTCATTGCCGACACCGGCGGCGTGCCGGTGTTCCCGTTCCGCTCTGGGCAGGTGTTGAGCGATGACCCGGTCATCTCACACTTGCAGAGCTTTACAGTCCTAGGGCGCGTATTTGCCGAGACGCTTCGAGATGCTCTGCCAGATGTGCGGGTAGACGAAGCCGTCATTGTGCCCTTTAGCACCGACATTGAGGTTCACGGCGTGGCACTTTGGCTAGCAGGACTCGCGGCAACTCATCGGCCGAAAGTCACGTTCATCTTTCACAATCCTGATTTCGCGTGGCGCCTGGACGAAGCGAGCAGCAAGCTACGCGGCAATATTTCGTTTCACCGCTTCGCTGCACATCAGTTGAAGCAGCTGTTGCCAGCAGATCGAATGAATTTTTACGCCACGAATAAAAAATTGGCGAAACTCTTGACTGAAGTGATGCAGGTGCCGTTCGCCGAATGCTCTTTGCCAACGGATCAATTCGAAGAGCCGGGTGGCGCGCTTGACGGCGAAACTATTGAACCTATCCATGTCGGTGTGATGGGCCATCTGCGTCCGGAAACCGGAAGTCATATCGTTGCCGGCGTGCTGGAAAATTTTTGCCGCGCACGCCCCGGCAAGCGCATCTTTATTCAGGGTTCCCAGCCGCAGATCGATCAAATATCGGCTCGCCTTGACGCAGTCACGGGGGCCGAATGCATCTATTGGCCGGGCGCCTTGTCGCGCCAAGATTATTTTCGCCGCCTGCAAAGCGTTGAAATTAGACTGCTCCCTTATATGTGCGAGCGTTATGATTTTCGCACATCTGCATGCTTTGCCGAGGCCGTATCGCTTGGCTTGGTTTGCGTTGCGCCGGCACGAAGCTGGATGGCGCGGCAGTTAAAGGCGGGCTGGGGTGCCGGTGTCCTATTCGATGAATTCACGCCGGAAAATATTGGCGCTGCACTGGTTCGAGCCAGTGATGCGCTGCCCGAACTCAGAATCAAGGCGAAGCTGGGCAAAATGGACTGGCGGCAGAAAAATTCGGCCACCGCGCTGGTTGAGCAAGTGATCGACGGATTAAGACGCGCGTGACATCACGCTCGGGCGCCGAAGATGGTCGGCTGGGTGTCTTCGCTGGCCCCTGGCACACCGGGCATGTCGCGCGCGATGGGGCGGTGTTGGGATTCTCAGATATCGAGCGCGCGACGCGCCGCATTGAGTCACAAGAGAGCGATAATGCATGGCGCGTCACTTGGCTCGACGTTTCCGAATTTCTCGGCGGGAGGATTGCCAAGCGGTTGGCTAATCTTGATGTCGTCTATGCCAATTGCGGCCCGCTGGCGGCGCTTTTGTTCGGCTTGCGCGAGGCAAATGGGTTGAACTTCCGCATCGTCCGCGAGGTTCGCACGCTTGGCTGGGTGGGCTATGCCTTCCAGGAATTTATTGCACGGGAACTAGAGCGGCCGGGCGATGTGTGCGCGCATGTATCGAATTATTGCCGCGATGTTTGGGCGCCGCTCGAAACGGCGCGCGGTGCGCTGCAACATTATCCGCTGCTCGAATCTTCCGGACAGATTGATTCCGGTTCCGGCGACGCGCCGGGCGGCAACGTTCGATGTGGATTTTTCAGCCGCGTCACTGCCGATAAAGGGTTTCAGTTCGTGCCTGAAATAATCCGCCGAATGAAAGCCGTCGGATGGGAAATCACGTCGCTGGATGTGTGTGGCTCCAGCACCGACGGCGAAAATTTTGGGAAGGACGCGAGTGCCGCAGTCGAAGCCTTGGGCGTGGCGGTTAATTTTTATGGCGAGCTCGATTACCGACGCACAATGCAGATATTGACGAGTACCGACATCGTTCTGTTTCCTTCGGTCTCAAGCATCGAATCTCTGGGCAGGGTCACGGTCGAGGCGGCGAGCAGAGGCAAAATCGTCATCGCTTCAGATTTTTGCGGTGCGCACGATATTTTCCCGCCCGAATGTCTTATTCCGCTGGTCATCGACAATATTGTCAGCGGCCCCAGTTCGGACTCCTTCGCGATTGGCGAATTGGACTTAGAGCGTTGGACGCCGCCAACACCGCAAGTGACTCTGGCGGCGCGCTATGACGCCTATGTATCCGACAGCGATAAATATCTGCGCATCCTGGCACCCGCCGGCCCGGCATCGGGCAGGAACGTCGAAAACCCGGACGCTGGCGCGATGATCGCCATGGCATTTGATTGGGATCAATTGGCCGAGCGTTCGGCGCAGGATTGGTGTGCCAAAATCGCCATCCGGCTGGCCGCCGAATCCCGCTCGCGAGCGGATTTGCTGGATTTGGGCGGGGCGATGAAGCGCAGTATCGTCGGCGAGGGCTTTGCCCCCGAGGTGTCGTTCAGCGCGTCAGCATAGAAATTGTTGGTAGCCTTCAAACCTCGATTTCGGAACGAAAATCCTCGAATTTGCCGCCGGCGCTCCGCGGTATTTCATCAGGATAACTGAAGTGCAGATCAAACGCATATCCCAGTTTGGCATGAATGAGCGCCTTCAGCGCTGTCTCCTCCGCATCGACCAAAGGCCGCCCGGTGACAAATTTGACATCTATTCTTTCCAGGCTTTTCTGCACGAACTGATATTGCCGGATCGGCGCGATATCGTTGAATTGTCCGTCTCCAAGAACCGGCCATCGCCGTTCACCGTTTGGCAGTATGAGCATGCCGCGCGCCCGCCCGAGGATGCGCTTAAGCACCGGAAGTCCGCGGCCGCAAGCGCAAGGCGGGCCGGCTTCAGCGTAATCGCCGATATCATAGCGGATCACCGGAGTGGCGAAATTGTGTAAATCCGTCACCACCACGCGACCGGTTTGGCCGACGTCGCAGGGCCGCCCGTTTTCGTCGAGGATCTCGAAAATCACATGCTCGGACTGCACATGATAGTGCGGGTATTCGGGGCATTGCAGCGCCAAATAACCGACCTCCTGCGTGGTGTACATATCGACGAGCGGGATATTCCATTCCCGCTCACAGAGCGCCCTCAGCGTTGCCGGCAAAAGCTCCGATAAAGTTTGCACTTCGCGCAGACTCGTCAGCTCGATACCGGCATCGGCGCAATGACGGATCAGGGCCTCCAAATTAGACGGATAGGTGATGAGATAATCAGCGTTCTGCCGCACCAGCCATTCGGCCTGTTGTGCAATCGGTGTTGCAATGGCGAGAATAGTGGCGGGGCCGGTTGGGGCGGCGGAAGCATAGCCGCGCCCCCAATTGCGCAGCAGGACGCCATCGGGATAAGCGGCGGCACCGGATTTGTCGTGCCGGATGGCGGCCAGCTTGCCGCTTAGATCGCAGCGCCGCCAAAAATAGTCTCGCACTGTAAACAGGTTCCAGAACACGGCGGTGAGACCGGTGCTGAGCAATTCGACGGGCTTGCCGGTAGAACCCGAAGTGGTGATTCTACTGGTCTTGCCATGGGCCTTCGGCAACGTTCGTGTCGTCAGATCGTTGCCGGCTTGTTGGATGTCTTCGCGTTTGAGAAGCGGCAGATTGAGCCAGATGCCGTCGTTGAGTGGCGTGTCCGGGTTATAGCCGGCTTCGGCCAAGTGTTTGGAATAGTAGGGAACGTTCGTGAACGCGTGGCGCAGCAGCGTGTCCGCCTGACGAAATTGAGCCGCGCGCAAACGCTCGGGTGGCCACCATTGGCTCTGCTCGAGCTGAAAGAGAAGAGACAGCAGAATATTGCTGATGTGATCTGGGATAGCGGGCCAAGTGACGCCTTCCAGCGCGGATTTGGGAACGGGGATGTGGTTCGCCGATTTCATCGCCGGCGAGCATAACACGACCGGCAATTCCGCAAGGCGGGCGAAACCGGAAACTCCGGATGGTAAATGGACTTCTGCGATGTCAGCGAATTCGGAATTGCGCTAGGTCTCAATCAGGCTAATAAAATCTTCGAACTTGCCGTTGGCGCCGCGTGGAATTTCATCGACAATCTTGACGTCGATGCGATGCGGAAAATTCAAATTGCGCTGCATGGTGGAGATAAACAGCTCCTGTTCCTCCGCGCGCATCGGCCGCTCCATTGCGGCGATCGCTTCGATGCGGTCAGGCGCGTGCTGGACCATCTGCAATTGGCGGATCGGCGCGATGTGGCCCCATTCCCTGGCGGGGAAAATCGCCCATTGCTGAGAGCCATCAGGCAGCGTGATCATGTTTCTGTGCCGGCCCATGATTTTCTTGATGACCGGTAGACCACGGCCGCAATCGCACGGTGCCCCCGCTTCGCCAAAGTCGCCAATATCGTAGCGGATCAGAGGCGTGGCGAAATTGTGCAAATCCGTCACGACGATGCGGCCGGTTTTACCGGCTGCACAGGGGCGCCCATCAGCGTCGAGGATTTCCAGGATCACATGCTCTGACTGGATGTGATAGTGGCTATGCTCAGGGCATTGCAGCGCCAAATAGCCGGTCTCCATCGCGGTGTACATATCGACCAGCGGAATATTCCAATGTTCCTTGCATAATGCACGGAGGCCGGGCGGCAATCGTTCGGAAAGCGTTTCTACCTCACGCAGCCGGGGCAGCTCGATGTTCGCTTCCACGCAATGGTGAATCAGTGTCTCTAGGTTGGAGGGAAATGTGATGAGGTAGTCGGCATCCTGGCGCGCCAACCACTCAGCTTGTTGCGCCACCGGTGTCCTGATGTTGAGAAAACAGGATGGGCCGCTCGGGACGGCCGATGCGAAGCCGGGTCCCCAATTGGGGATCATAGCGCCCGTGGGATAATTGGCTGTTCCTGATTTACTGGGCCGGATGGCGGCAAGTTTGCCGCTTAGGTCGCAGCGCCGCCAGAAGAAGTCGCGCACCGTAAACAAATTCCAGAAGATGCTCGTGAGCCCAGTGCCGAGCAACTCGACGGGCTTGCCGGTCGAGCCGGAGGAGGAGATTTTATGGGTTTTGCCATGACCCTGGGGCAGGGCTTGCGAATTCAATCCGTTGCCGGCCTGTTGGATATCCTCGCGCTTTAGAAGCGGCAGGTTGAGCCAGGCTTCGTCGTTGAGCGGGGTGTCCGGGCTATATCCGGCCTCCGTGAGACGTTTGCTATAGTAGGGGACGCTGGCGAAAGCGTGAGCAAGGAGCGAATTCGCCTGGCGGAATTGTGCGGCGCGCAAGCGTTCGGGCGACCACCACTGGCTCTGTTCGAGCTGAAATAATAGGGCGAGCAGGATATTGCCGGTCATGTCGGGAATCGCCGGCCATTCGATACCGCGCATCGCAGATTTGGGAATGGGAATTTCGTTGGCCCGGGTCATGGCTGGCGCAGCATAACATCGCGGACGGTCCCCGGGCCGAGGAATTCTCCCGCAAGCGAAATCCTACTGGAACCGGACGGCAAGATCGGCGATAGTCGCGCCAGATTCATAATAGTGTGATCACGCTGCCAATGGCGGCGCGTGAGATTGGCCCCCGGCAATGGCGCGGGGAGCATGAGGAGCCCGAAATGAGCGTGCAACCAGCACATAACCTCTCCCTTGAGGAGATGGACAAGCAGAGTTTTCTCCACCCCTACACCGCACTCAAGGATCATGCGGAAAACGGGCCGACGATCGTCGCGTCCGCCAACGGCGTGAACATCACCGACACCAACGGCAAGGAGTATATCGATTCCATGGCCGGGCTGTGGTGCGTGAACATCGGCTGGGGACGCGAGGAAGTGGTCGAAGCGATCACCGCGCAGGCCAGCAAGCTGGCCTATTATCACTCCTTTGCATCGATGGCGAATGAGGCGTCGATCCGCCTTGCCGACCGTATCTTGCGGCTGGCGCCGGACAATATGAGCAAAGTGTTCTTCGGCAATTCAGGCTCGGACGCCAACGACACCAACGTAAAATTGGTGTGGTATTTCAATAATTTGCGCGGCAAGCCGCTGAAAAAGAAAATTATCTCGCGCGAGTTCGGCTATCACGGCGTGACCGTGGCAGCGGGCAGCATGACCGGCATTCCGATGGTGCACACCGCTTTCGACCTGCCGCTGGAGCGCATGCTGCACACCGTCATGCCGCATTATTACACCAAAGCCGAGCCCGGCATGACCGAGCTTGATTTCTCCAAATGGTGTGCCGCCAAGCTTGAGGAAATGATCATCGCCGAGGGGCCGGAGACGATCGCCGCCTTCATCGCCGAGCCGGTGATGGGCGCCGGTGGCGTGGTACCGCCGCCGGAAGGCTATTTCCAGTTAATTCAGGCCGTTTTGAAAAAGTATGACGTGCTGCTGATCGCCGATGAAGTGATCACAGGCTTTGGCCGCACCGGCAACTGGTTCGCCGCCGAAACCTACAATTTCGAGCCCGACATCATGACCATCGCCAAGGGCCTCACCAGCGCCTATATCCCAATGTCTGCCTCGATTATTTCCGAGGAAATCTGGCAGGTGCTGATGAATGGCACACCGGAAGTCGGCGCGTTCGCGCATGGCTACACCTATAGTGCCCATCCGATCGCGGCGGCCGCAGCGATGGCCAATATCGACATCATGGAGCGTGAGAATCTGCCGGCCAACGCGGCCCGCATGGGGACCTATTTCCAGAACAAGCTGCGTAAGGAAGTGGCCGATCATCCGTTGGTCGGCGATGTCCGTGGCGTGGCGTTGATGGCGGGCGTCGAGCTGGTTGCCAACAAGGCCAATAAGACGCCGCTCGATATGAGCCTCAAAGTGGCGCCGACGCTATCGAAATATTGCATCGAGGAAGGGCTCATTAGTCGGGCATTGATGCAGATGAATGCGCTTTCTTTCTCACCGCCGTTGGTGATCAATGAGAGCGAAGTGGACGAAGTGGTCGCCCGCTTCCAACGTGCGCTCAATCGCGTGACAGATGAGTTGGTAAAAGCCGGAACTTGGAAGGCACAATAGCCAGCCAGGAGCTGCCCAAGAATGAAAAACGGGGCCGTAGGGCCCCGTTTTTTATTGCTCGCTATAGCTAAGGAGTGGGACAGTTGGTAATCGTGCCCTGCCACCTTTTGGGAGCTGAAACGTGAAATTCGGACTTTTGTTCGCCTATCAAAATCCGCCCGGCGGCGGCATTCCCTGGCAGGAGCCTTATGGCGATATGCTGGCTTGCCTGCCGCGCGCCGAAGCGCTCGGCTATAGCTCAGCGTTTCAGGCCTCGCATCATG
Coding sequences within it:
- a CDS encoding GNAT family N-acetyltransferase yields the protein MNLRQARTGELSDLSALCMRSKALWGYDADFMAACRTELTLGPDDLRSSLVQIAEDAGATVGMVQLVVRSAGAELAKLFVEPCHIRRGVGRVLFDWAAAAARVAGATSLSIESDPAAADFYRRMGAVDAGTAPSTAIPGRALPRLMLTL
- a CDS encoding PhnD/SsuA/transferrin family substrate-binding protein, which produces MAVRIAAMVRQCCAPWRRGWRLEASTIGKDTAMTSASFPMYDFPEVAGALDALWAALSRALADCDDVPSGLLRGEELDALWRDEALFISQCCGYDLVSRYAGILRPLVTPRYTAPGCQGSEYCSQIVVGANSAIAELSDARGRVCAVNGFESHSGMNALRALVAPLHQGGRFFSRVMQCGSHTDSLAAVAKGDADICAIDSVSHALLARHRPAALADTRILCQTASAPAIPFVTRVDRGENFAARLQTALLQVLSDPQLEDACRDLLIAGGEILPITAYARIREFETEAASSGYPELR
- a CDS encoding phytanoyl-CoA dioxygenase family protein, producing MANDAMLEIDATEARRFMEQGFLTVGRLIDAATVARLRTRFDKLFAGEFETGVTPDEVNWQISTGDETLTRQICNGWRADRAIADVVLREDFGRAVAKLGGWPGARIMIDNVLWKSPGARPLLFHQDSAYLDWYRPSDLLSLWIALDDTTAEGGTLEFAPGSQRWRHTEPGGDFHGPEDYRRNLRHAAKAEGVADIEADIAYVEVPAGGGSFHHGWVWHGSGYNRTNKPRRALVLHAMRSDAEFNPARLTSGTGAIYGRYKRLGDNAMDENYFPITWHEDGYRTPGIEKYLAGT
- a CDS encoding LLM class flavin-dependent oxidoreductase, whose product is MTIAVGLGFMDFPFSSADAYWRWVAMCEDGGVDSVWQTDRLVSEKPFLECMSAMAALAGATKRLKFGMNVVSVGLRDPLLLAKQCATIDMLSNGRLLPGFGIGNIRAADWLATGADTAGRGRRSNEALEIIARLWVEDSVDFDGEFYRYKNAVISPKPVQKRLPMWLGGASEAAIRRTARFGTGWQAGLETADEVGAVISAIKLALEKEGRTIDHDHYGAAFSYRFGAWDDAPVQAVAAFFRDRLAREPEPRIVAGGTEHIMARLQDYIAAGASKFILSPIGEGDAEIFSQTERLIAEVLPEVKKLNG
- a CDS encoding glutathione S-transferase family protein, whose product is MSDVEIFSAEVCPFAQRTRMILIEKDVAFTLREVDLNDKPDWFLEISPYSKVPVIRHQGRVVYESAIINEYLDETFPTPAMMPAAPGARATARIWIDFMNMKLLPCFYRLLMAQEQEKRAQEAATLTAYFRLMEAAIAAESAGPYWFGGQLTLVDLALYPWFERLPALEHYRGTMLPADCTRLKCWFDAMEQTKGARETTNGAEYHIQAYVKYADNSADTISAREFRATA
- a CDS encoding SDR family oxidoreductase, whose product is MDSLRGKRAIITGGGRGIGRATAERFLAAGAKVHVCCVTDESLQSVLADNPGLHGSLADVGVSDQVAQLFEDAAAHLGGLDVLVNNVGIGDPRAPIEEVTDAQWRRAFAVNVDGMFYCIKRAVPLLRAAGGGAIINVSTASTRTGLPLRTPYVASKWAVEGLSSNLARELGPDKIRCNSILPGMINNPRGRRLVERLAVERGQDYAEAEARYFSYVSTRSWIEPEEVADMAVFLASDAARNVSGQAIGVCGNMEWEE
- a CDS encoding MBL fold metallo-hydrolase translates to MPIANGQSGTRIDEIAEGIHRISTPVLPGDAFPPGFTFNQFLIVDDEPLLFHTGLRGMFPLLRQAIELVMPIEKLRHVSFGHVEADECGALNEILAVAPAAAPLCGDIAAMTSIGDMADRPPRVLGDGESLSLGRHAVTWLATPHLPHAWECGYLFESMTSTLLCGDLFTRFGADHPPVTEDDILEASEQARAGMDYYAHAPNSGEMLEKLAATEPAVLACMHGSAYRGDGAAMLRALAARLAA